A stretch of Linepithema humile isolate Giens D197 chromosome 3, Lhum_UNIL_v1.0, whole genome shotgun sequence DNA encodes these proteins:
- the LOC136998859 gene encoding uncharacterized protein — protein MSSSEKFKCGYCGWIIWRDKSGQISHGCFGKCKELLMDKDKNLFRNENETGGNSTIEESTYEKENIDENLEEHIDIDKLDKDLISAVKERPALYDFRIPVKERGRKQKDSLWQEVSVRLKGLYTATEAEKRWTYLKSLFRPNQQRNGD, from the exons atgtCGTCATCG gAGAAATTCAAATGTGGATATTGTGGCTGGATTATTTGGCGTGATAAAAGTGGACAGATTTCACATGGTTGCTTTGGAAAgtgtaaagaattattaatggataaggataaaaatctttttagaaATG AGAATGAGACTGGTGGAAATAGCACTATTGAAGAAAGTACCtacgagaaagaaaatattgatgaaaatcTTGAGGAACACATTGATATCGATAAACTagataaagatttaataagtGCAGTAAAAGAAAGACCAGCATTATATGATTTTCGCATACCGGTGAAAGAGCGAGGAAGGAAACAAAAAGACAGCTTATGGCAAGAAGTCAGCGTACGTTTGAAAg GTTTATATACCGCTACTGAAGCGGAAAAACGATGGACctatttaaaatctttgtttcgtcccaatcaacaaagaaatggtgATTAA